One stretch of Apis cerana isolate GH-2021 linkage group LG8, AcerK_1.0, whole genome shotgun sequence DNA includes these proteins:
- the LOC108001695 gene encoding A-kinase anchor protein 9 isoform X10, with translation MSKAIEDDERRRRSLEAGREMLEKYKAEKANKVQGTNYNQRDEISDEESFQNDKSIGHRESYVHEGVSSRDVTQSSVSMSEGEADGDLEGLAGRVAQLEELLQGKEAIVEALNAEIDHLRAEASSPNSSQSQNSSIPSRDVIPLYHTKLQEFEKAVNQRDNLIEELMWSLQQAISARDNFASQLNALNAMEIPCKDNTNSMNNKSLQEKIDTLEKTLNDQRSMIQKLNSQLAQNLEHVQTLEMEKETRVAEINDYKLQINNLNEQIRVSAADKNLNITETLEQQKQYEARVDKIKQDMQHILKKFTTETNINTTRHQQELKDLAAKHEKEIINIQDKYEEEIKQMKEENKILADRLNKELPDLDTRHAKELSIFQTQLTHYKKTVEALKLELMNRSESQQIAQTELNEYKSKFNEFKVQSERARHILNLENQKEKEMLSEQIKLHKLQLEEITSKYIAVTAILESKESIERSLEQALSNAAILKEENESLKFKLDDLSSRYSAAQSLIENSQTHEKTLSNRIHDLEKSLSRLSGINMSTLSELNETTYQTFDEVAVQYQLTKQKLEEKAELEKLLIQRIEGLEEDIRKSKEELEQTDLIKKSYEKQLKDMKNVCDKYKSELISLKKNELDDQSSLLLEEELKLSNQNMKDTVNDLLLKIEEDQQEIKKFKIILEQKETEFAECIKKMYDLTDKLKKSEQEREQLKNGLATAWAQCAEVEEKLNQTLALNDSKLDISVPSSSYNSALMKQYKLDRIVDDSVSMMHDQSLDKNKTLSEKNENLDNSNKRISLQGKLTFVLEENERLRKELEHLSQQTDYEEIKSKLKYYISLSENLTTEKEQKMEENKVLKKKLDNIYLLKESINQLRSEKEILRKEIETLIHVHDEQINAIKTETTSEIRKVQSLMLGLKEGTTELNDLKIELERRHAKEMEELRMYFEQKCLLMEKQYSEEIFSQQSKKMSDNDSEIADITEDLYFGGAGDCLNVSNISEHNSRLGSPIGDEQSKYSNRNFNTYNKSELEYEIKTLQQELQNKIIEGQEMKLNYEKALEDQKNIYEKELYNNKERKHRFLKNMVNQVLLTIESDVEDNWPIELLELRDKLTGNVKKEMQLLKNTHIEEMQHLKEEHSRTITRMIDCHREELNKIKSEYFQNYCGDRSLLIDNKIFEERNNLTKTCATLKTLIEELIKYFIVCEEEINNTLFTEITKKQLSDSVNNEKIMQLEGATDETEGLKCKELKMSSKKDTLNLSEMIVRKVHFAPKTTEIISIINSNVETLPTILEEDDNITEKLKQELNNCILRLKSESAEILNTSSIEEKLSSKDFWLNKMNEELNLKLHHAETLIMGYQEEIDHQKMTIFDLQRKLVNAENKKETITEGYGENYDVGIDTTLQDFSQLQEKVRHVLSNGGGDCTELLQLIDELSRQSDKLMEEAKKEKEDLQQQIEAADKQLKATRKFLDEQASEREAERDEAAKQIHILQEQLKEREREKERDQRITSESTLSPEATSDIPTLQASDIDATVEVLESQMREMSSLMSDTEAKKNETESELKAAIDKIWVLREIITDLEQQLQIKTEKEESLQLQINQLETVIAAQTKNQHELVQELDAVKMGSESKQLNEHIIHLQEELRKHKLSSEQFNVNSAALKQMKTELRDMQNQLDKRIKELESAHMCSSNLSLSQPSEDVSIRDQIDATRCPTPDDPTAPPMLPLDQLLKLKEKMLKHARAEEVAFKRIKDLELQVTALRNQNEELQAEQEILQQTASEQLFQIQSMRGRLEQHKQSAPFAQRQATSRLELQLHEANTKFQSLERTIADKDLELKDMKNQLDRVNQLLQEKQAEIANVVQVESVTIQKLKEHLEVVEEEKKILQAKVGVQEHAQLELPKLIDSMLADKNEEIDHLKEQLSKKEKQLEMYSSLNLDETQLRELARQTEAKNSARTLSDILSIHSECEETTEAIRGINTTQNLPNVSTFKVPFTLKNIDDSIVPLMDNAKMVHPQVPPLDLGSQSLSATSSQQSGMLDLLHSGLELKTSSSENNLSNDKTDYVIQSRQQYIQVQKSPEKHIDEKNDSNSNKSCVQTSIKYTQTSINETLNEMEKLENQLQIMKEELNTKSAILNKKENDLITLQKHYDELQTEFKDVIETLSRDKYFYQNQYELSRVSENKIKKDLQEIENVLKLKDEEIQDHKNKMQMNERIIMELNSENIKLKKNIEEKEQELEQARKYTTLLHEKIKEMQNFRDMILDKDITIETIQTRNIEIENENKQLYEFKTKYQSIKQELLECQNEIQRLTEGLNNRDQIIRRLEEMARRTNVSETSSPSNEKDQEIHHLQEYLKEKDKMIRQMNDDGKNLHKALEIIQNKMKESGNVVELRKKLKDEKKLTAELRDMMDKMSKELSDLKLIAQRSQDDTDIEDMVQRELNLSVHLDKQIMNAIESDTKTHKTECEKQHNSAPYQDMELKLKLIQANKINEELKKLKDDLEIEREMLKCQIAEYENRIFQLKSDLTEESKKVVKLDDELSSEKKLMRMLKIEIEKEHRTMQIEHIRNSELIDFLQNKQKNSLDNEAKLKNELNLLQQEYKNLEMQLSLMKEHVQSQKADDLPKLTDLLENERKKYLLLMENFEKEEKNNVELKDILKKLQMEKNRIEKQLEVEEEKRENLISNLILIEGTKDHLQTDLRRTKEELKAKEEECEWLQKRIKTMSDAETRRQERSTSEHNDLKASRREINNAREVIMDLEADMKQLKRELTESLEREVKLTETVETLKERESDLIKKLTTAKDEEKNFKDMITELQQDIKTYTIRELEITKELKNRFSNENVPAKFLQKIEDLTNINEKYLTEKSILQEKLMKAREEKEQLNQRIKLLEGQVKRSKVPQDLNTREHTEKLQHFYGKFLRADSRRKALAYQKRYLLSIVGGYQLSEENTLSVLAQLTKVQRSYAVIGRNKKSPKVRFRSAILVVISICRMKWLIVRWNTGKRIGVKTLLWNIDQSFLPIQKTAMNHSPPVRDKNTSNGDGGFDGFTLEQYYQRLKNIQQKLGLAMAETGNLQIIPE, from the exons atgagTAAAGCAATAGAAGATGATGAGCGTAGAAGACGCTCTTTGGAGGCGGGTAGAGAAATG ttggaaaaatataaggCAGAAAAGGCTAACAAAGTTCAAGGTACAAATTATAATCAGAGGGATGAAATATCTGACGAAGAATCTTTCCAAAATGACAAATCTATTGGACATAGGGAATCTTac GTACATGAAGGAGTTTCTTCAAGAGATGTGACACAAAGTAGTGTCAGTATGAGTGAAGGAGAAGCGGATGGAGATTTAGAAGGTCTTGCAGGAAGAGTGGCtcaattagaagaattattacaaGGAAAAGAAGCCATAGTAGAAGCTTTAAATGCAGAAATAGATCATTTGAGAGCAGAAGCATCATCTCCAAATTCTTCTCAAAGCCAGAATAGTAGTATACCTAGCAGAGATGTTATACCTTTGTATCATACaaaa ttacaagaatttgaaaaagcaGTGAATCAAAGAGATAACCTAATAGAAGAATTAATGTGGTCTTTACAACAAGCAATATCTGCAAGAGATAATTTTGCTAGTCAATTGAATGCTTTGAATGCAATGGAGATACCTTGTAAAGATAATACTAAttctatgaataataaaagctTACAAGAAAAg attgatACTTTAGAAAAAACTCTAAATGATCAAAGATCAATGATACAGAAATTAAATAGTCAGTTGGCTCAAAACTTAGAGCATGTACAAACACTTGAAATGGAGAAAGAAACTAGAGTTGCAGAAATCAATGATTATaagttacaaattaataatttaaatgaacaaATTCGTGTAAGTGCtgctgataaaaatttaaatattactgaGACTTTAGAGCAACAGAAACAATATGAAGCACGTGtagataaaataaagcaaGATATGCAAcacatattaaagaaattcacaactgaaacaaatataaatactacaCGTCATCAGCAGGAATTGAAAGATCTAGCTGCTAAACatgaaaaggaaataataaatattcaagataagtatgaagaagaaataaaacagatgaaggaagagaataaaattctagCTGATCGTTTAAACAAGGAGCTGCCAGATTTGGATACTAGACATGCCAAAGAACTTTCCATTTTTCAAACACAGTTGactcattataaaaaaactgtAGAAGCTTTGAAACTTGAATTAATGAATCGTTCAGAATCTCAACAAATTGCCCAAActgaattaaatgaatataagtcGAAGTTTAATGAGTTTAAAGTACAATCAGAAAGAGCTcgacatattttaaatctagaaaatcaaaaagaaaaagagatgcTAAGCGAACAGATTAAGTTACATAAACTTCAATTAGAAGAGATtacttcaaaatatattgcagTGACTGCAATTCTTGAATCAAAAGAAAGTATTGAACGTTCTTTAGAACAGGCTTTATCAAATGCTGctatattaaaagaagaaaatgaaagtttaaaatttaagctTGATGATCTCTCATCAAGATACTCAGCAGCACAATCATTAATAGAAAACAGCCAAACTCATGAAAAAACTTTGAGTAATAGGATACatgatttagaaaaatcattatctAGACTTAGTGGTATAAATATGAGTACTTTGAGTGAATTAAATGAAACCACATATCAGACTTTCGATGAAGTGGCAGttcaatatcaattaacaaaacaaaaactCGAGGAGAAAGcagaattagaaaaacttCTAATTCAGAGAATTGAAGGTCTTGAAGAGGATATTCGCAAGTCAAAAGAGGAATTGGAGCAAAcagatttaattaagaaatcatATGAGAAACAActtaaagatatgaaaaatgtgtgtgataaatataaatctgaattgatttccttgaaaaaaaatgagctAGATGATCAGAGTTCCTTACTATTAGAAGAGGAATTGAAGTTATCTAATCAGAATATGAAAGATACTGTTAATGATTTGTTACTTAAAATTGAAGAGGATCAACAAgagattaagaaatttaaaataattcttgaacaaaaagaaacagaGTTTGCAGAGtgtataaagaaaatgtatgATTTAacagataaattgaaaaaatctgAACAAGAACgtgaacaattgaaaaatggaTTGGCCACAGCATGGGCTCAATGTGCAGAGGTAGAGGAGAAATTGAATCAAACCTTAGCTTTAAATGACAGTAAATTAGATATCTCTGTGCCATCATCCAGTTATAATAGTGCCTTGATGAagcaatataaattagatagaaTTGTTGATGATTCTGTTAGTATGATGCATGATCAaagtttagataaaaataaaactttatccgagaaaaatgaaaatcttgataatagtaataaaagaatatcattGCAAGGAAAATTAACATTTGTACTAGAAGAAAATGAACGATTACGAAAAGAATTAGAACATTTAAGCCAACAAACAGattatgaagaaattaaaagcaaattgaaatattatattagtctTTCAGAAAATCTTACCACagaaaaggaacaaaaaatggaagaaaataaagttttgaaaaagaaattagacaatatatatttattaaaagaatctataaatcaattaagatcagaaaaggaaattttacgcaaagaaattgaaacattGATTCACGTTCATGATGAACAAATAAATGCTATAAAAACTGAAACTACATCTGAAATTAGAAAAGTACAATCATTGATGTTAGGCTTAAAAGAAGGCACAACAGAATTAAATGATCTTAAAATCGAATTGGAAAGGCGACACGCAAAAGAGATGGAAGAATTGCGCATGTATTTCgaacaaaaatgtttattaatggaaaaacaatattctgaagaaatatttagtcAGCAATCCAAAAAAATGTCAGATAATGATAGTGAAATTGCTGATATAACtgaagatttatatttcgGAGGTGCAGGCGATTGTTTGAATGTTTCTAATATATCTGAACATAATTCAAGACTTGGTTCTCCAATTGGAGATGAACAatctaaatattctaatagaaattttaatacttacaATAAATCTGAActagaatatgaaataaaaactttacaaCAAGAATtgcaaaacaaaataatagagggacaagaaatgaaattaaattatgaaaaagctTTGGAAgatcagaaaaatatatatgaaaaagaactgtacaataataaagaaaggaaacatagatttttaaaaaatatggtgAATCAG GTACTTTTAACGATCGAGTCGGATGTAGAAGACAATTGGccaatagaattattagaattacgAGATAAACTAACTggtaatgtaaaaaaagaaatgcaacTGCTCAAAAATACACATATTGAAGAAATGCAACATTTAAAAGAAGAGCATTCTCGAACTATAACTAGGATGATTGATTGTCATCGAGAagaacttaataaaattaaatcagaatatttccaaaattattgtGGTGATAGAAGCTtgttaatagataataagatttttgaagaaag aaataatttaactaaaaCATGCGCCACTCTTAAAACtttaattgaagaattgataaaatactttattgtttgtgaagaagaaattaataacacTCTTTTTACTGAAATTACTAAAAAGCAATTATCTGATAgtgttaataatgaaaaaatcatGCAACTTGAGGGTGCAACTGATGAAACTGAGGGATTGAAatgtaaagaattaaaaatgagtTCAAAAAAGGACACATTGAATTTATCTGAGATGATTGTTCGAAAGGTGCATTTTGCTCCAAAAACtacagaaataatttcaataataaacagTAATGTTGAAACTTTACCAACTATTCTAGAAGAAGATGATAatataacagaaaaattaaaacaagaatTAAACAATTGCATACTTCGTTTGAAATCTGAGAGTGCTGAAATTCTTAATACTTCAtcgattgaagaaaaattatcttcgaaagatttttggttgaataaaatgaatgaagaaCTAAATTTGAAGCTTCATCACGCTGAAACTTTAATTATGGGTTACCAAGAAGAAATTGATCATCAAAAAATGACTATTTTCGATCTTCAAAGAAAGCTAGTTAATgcagagaataaaaaagaaacaatcacAGAAGGTTATGGGGAAAATTATGATGTGGGTATTGATACCACATTACAAGACTTTTCACAATTACAAGAGAAag tcaGACATGTATTATCAAATGGAGGAGGAGATTGTACAGAATTGTTACAATTGATAGATGAACTATCTAGACAGAGTGATAAATTGATGGAAGaagctaaaaaagaaaaggaagatttACAACAACAg ATCGAGGCAGcagataaacaattaaaagcaACCCGTAAATTTTTGGATGAACAAGCAAGTGAAAGAGAAGCAGAGAGAGATGAAGCTGCAAAACAAATACATATTCTACAGGAACAACTTAAAGAGCGTGaacgagagaaggaaagagatcAACGTATCACATCTGAA TCCACATTATCACCTGAAGCAACATCAGACATCCCTACGCTTCAAGCATCTGACATCGATGCAACT GTAGAAGTTCTGGAATCTCAAATGAGAGAGATGTCCTCTCTTATGTCTGATAcagaagcaaaaaaaaatgaaactgaGAGTGAACTCAAAGCAGCTATTGACAAAATTTGGGTACTTAGAGAGATTATCACAGACTTAGAACAACAGTTACAAATTAAAACTGAGAAAGAAGAATCTCTGCAATTACAAATCAATCAATTAGAGACTGTGATTGCTGCACAGACTAAAAATCAGCATGAATTAGTTCAAGAATTGGATGCTGTTAAAATGGGTAGTGAAAGCAAACAACTGAATGAACACATTATTCACTTACAg gaggaattaagaaaacataaattaagtTCTGAACAATTCAATGTAAATTCTGCTGCATTGAAACAAATGAAAACGGAACTTCGTGATATGCAAAATCAAttagataaaagaattaaagaattagaatCTGCGCACATGTGCAGTTCTAATTTAAGTTTAAGCCAACCAAGTGAAGATGTATCTATCAGAGATCAAATAGATGCCACACGGTGTCCCACACCAGATGATCCCACTGCTCCACCTATGTTACCTCTTGATcaacttttaaaacttaaagagaaaatgttaaaacacGCTAGAGCCGAAGAAGTAGCTTTCAAAAGAATCAAAGACTTAGAATTGCAAGTGACGGCACttagaaatcaaaatgaa gaattACAAGCAGAACAAGAAATTCTTCAACAAACAGCTTCTGAACAATTATTCCAAATACAATCAATGCGTGGTAGATTGGAACAGCATAAGCAAAGTGCTCCATTTGCTCAAAGACAAGCAACATCTCGTTTAGAATTACAACTTCATGAAgctaatacaaaatttcaatctttggAACGAACCATTGCTGATAAAGATTtagaa ttaaagGATATGAAGAATCAATTAGATAGAGTTAACCAATTATTACAAGAAAAACAAGCAGAGATTGCAAATGTGGTACAAGTAGAAAGTGTTACAATTCAAAAGTTGAAAGAACATCTGGAAGtagtagaagaagaaaaaaaaattctccag gcGAAAGTTGGCGTTCAAGAACATGCTCAATTGGAATTACCAAAACTAATAGATAGTATGTTAGCAGATAAAAACGAGGAAATAGATCATTTGAAAGAACAATtatccaaaaaagaaaagcaactTGAAATGTATTCTTCGCTAAATCTAGATGAAACGCAATTAAGAGAATTAGCACGTCAAACAGAGGCAAAGAACAGTGCACGTACATTAAgtgatatattatcaattcacTCGGAATGTGAAGAGACTACAGAAGCTATTAGAGGAATTAATACAACTCAAAACTTACCTAATGTATCTACTTTTAAAGTTCCATTTACTCTCAAAAATATAGATGATTCAATTGTGCCTTTGATGGACAATGCTAAAATGGTTCATCCTCAAGTTCCTCCTTTGGATCTTGGTTCTCAGAGCTTATCTGCAACTTCTAGTCAACAATCTGGAATGTTAGATTTGTTACACAGTGGCTTAGAATTAAAGACTTCCTCATCagaaaataatctttccaATGACAAAACTGATTATGTTATCCAGTCAAGACAACAATACATTCAAGTGCAGAAATCTCCAGAAAAACATATCGATGAGAAAAAtgatagtaatagtaataaatcttGTGTTCaaacatcaataaaatatactcaAACATCCattaatgaaactttaaatGAAATGGAGAAGTTAGAAAATCAATTGCAGATAATGAAAGaggaattaaatacaaaatcagcaattttaaataaaaaagaaaatgatttaattactttACAGAAACATTATGATGAATTACAAACAGAATTCAAAGATGTAATAGAAACACTTTCTAGagacaaatatttctatcaaaatcaatatgaatTATCACGAGTAtcagagaataaaataaagaaagatcttcaagaaatagaaaatgttttgaaattaaaagatgaagaaatacaagatcataagaataaaatgcaaatgaatgaaagaattataatggagctgaattcagaaaatattaaattgaagaaaaatatagaagagaAGGAACAAGAGTTAGAACAAGCACGGAAATATACTACTTTGCTTCAtgagaagataaaagaaatgcaaaattttagaGATATGATTCTCGATAAAGATATTACCATTGAAACAATTCAAACTCGCAATATTGAgatcgaaaatgaaaacaaacaattatacgaatttaaaaccaaatatcaatcgattaaacaagaattattagaatgtCAAAACGAAATTCAGAGATTGACTGAAGGTCTAAACAATAGAGATCAGATCATTAGAAGATTAGAAGAAATGGCTAGACGCACTAACGTGTCGGAAACATCATCACCTTCTAATGAAAAGGATCAAGAAATTCATCATTTGcaggaatatttaaaagaaaaagataaaatgataagACAAATGAATGATGATGGAAAGAATTTACACAAAGCTTtagaaattatacaaaataaaatgaaagaatctgGAAATGTAGTAGAATTGAGAAAAAAGTTGAAGGATGAAAAGAAGTTAACTGCTGAGTTAAGAGATATGATGGACAAAATGAGCAAAGAGTTgtctgatttaaaattaattgcgc AACGATCACAGGATGATACTGATATTGAAGACATGGTAcaaagagaattaaatttatcagttCATTTAGACAAGCAGATCATGAATGCCATAGAAAGTGATACAAAGACACATAAAACTGAATGTGAAAAACAACATAATTCTGCTCCTTATCAGGatatggaattaaaattaaaactaattcaaGCTAACAAAATCAatgaagaattgaaaaaattaaaagacgatttggaaattgaaagagaaatgCTTAAATGTCAGATAGCAGAATATGAAAATCGTATCTTCCAGCTTAAATCAGATTTGACAGAAGAATCAAAGAAAGTTGTGAAATTAGATGATGAATTATCTTCtgagaaaaaattgatgagaatgttaaagattgaaattgaaaaagaacatAGAACAATGCAAATTGAACATATCCGGAATTCAGAATTAATAGATTTCcttcaaaataaacaaaaaaattctttagatAATGAGGCAAAgcttaaaaatgaattgaactTGCTACAACaggaatacaaaaatttagagATGCAATTGagtttgatgaaagaacatgTACAATCCCAAAAAGCCGATGATTTACCGAAATTAACAGATCTtttggaaaatgaaagaaagaaatatttattactaatggaaaattttgaaaaagaagaaaaaaataatgtagagctcaaagatattttgaaaaaattacagaTGGAGAAGAATCGCATTGAGAAACAACTTGAagtagaggaagaaaaaagagagaatttaataagtaatttgattttaatagagGGAACCAAAGATCATTTGCAAACTGATCTCAGGCGTACCAAAGAAGAACTAAaagcgaaagaagaagaatgtgAATGGTTACAGAAAAGAATCAAGACCATGTCTGATGCAGAAACTAGAAGACAGGAAAGAAGTACTTCTGAACATAATGATCTTAAAGCTTcgagaagagaaattaataatgctAGAGAAGTAATA ATGGATCTAGAAGCCGATATGAAgcaattaaaaagagaattgaCAGAATCCCTTGAACGTGAAGTAAAATTAACTGAAACTGTGGAAACTcttaaagaaagagaaagtgatctaattaaaaaactaactACTGCCAAAgatgaggaaaaaaattttaaagatatgatCACTGAGTTACAGcaagatataaaaacatacaCGATAAGAGAATTAGAAATAacgaaagaattgaaaaataggtTCTCAAACGAAAATGTTCCTGCTAAATTCTTACAGAAGATTGAA gATCTTACGAATatcaacgaaaaatatttgacagaGAAAAGTATTCTTCaggagaaattaatgaaagcaagggaagaaaaagagcaATTGAATCaacgaattaaattacttGAAGGTCAAGTGAAACGAAGTAAAGTACCTCAAGATTTGAACACTCGAGAACATAcagaaaaa ttgcaacatttttatggaaaatttttgcgAGCAGATAGCAGACGAAAGGCTCTAGCTTATCAGAAACGCTATTTGTTATCTATTGTTGGTGGCTATCAATTGTCTGAAGAAAATACTTTATCTGTACTTGCTCAATTGACTAAAGTGCAACGATCCTATGCAGTAATAGGCCGCA